One window of Quercus robur chromosome 12, dhQueRobu3.1, whole genome shotgun sequence genomic DNA carries:
- the LOC126709980 gene encoding putative pentatricopeptide repeat-containing protein At5g47460, with protein sequence MQQSLLKSVQKCLQKQKHSQLLLTKFISTHFDSWNNLILALAQGSSNTELALYEASCELNYGTKPNAYALVHLVRASTNLGYYSYGHQLHSYILRSGFVSNVFVSAALVRLYVKDSLSDAHKLFAEIPQPSVVSWNTLISGYVHSGRFSKALDLFVQLERSDIFADSFTFTAALAACGQLCLLQLGKSIHTKIVKFGVQCSIFVGNCLIDMYGKCGDIDSAILVFNKMKDKDTISWNSVIAASARNGLLVQAFGFLQQMPNPDTISYNELINGLAHFGDIEDAIHIMSTMPSPNSSSWNSIITGYVNRDRAREALNFFCRMHSKDIEMDQFTFSSILSGIAGLSALTWGMLIHCCTIKCGLGKSIVVGSALVDVYSKCGRVKNAELMFQSLPIKNLVTWNAMISGFALNGDSTKVIQLFEQLKMERDVKPDGITFLNVLSACSHNQVSLETATQYFESMMEDYGIEPIAEHCCSMIRLMGQRGEVWRAERMIFELGFGSCGLVWRALLGACGACGNLKLARTAASMVLKLEGDDDYVYVMLSNIYALYGKWGHAREVRESMRKKQVRKEAGRSWIVVDNVNANLSFLR encoded by the coding sequence ATGCAACAATCTCTCTTAAAGAGTGTCCAAAAGTgcctacaaaaacaaaaacattccCAACTACTTCTAACAAAATTCATTAGTACACATTTTGACTCATGGAACAATCTCATTTTGGCACTAGCCCAAGGTAGCTCCAACACAGAGTTGGCCTTATATGAGGCCTCTTGTGAGCTCAACTATGGCACCAAACCAAATGCTTATGCTCTGGTTCACCTTGTCCGAGCTTCTACGAACCTGGGCTACTACTCTTATGGCCACCAGCTCCATAGCTACATTCTACGATCTGGGTTTGTTTCCAATGTCTTTGTCTCCGCTGCCCTTGTCAGATTATACGTAAAAGATTCATTGAGTGACGCCCACAAATTGTTCGCTGAAATTCCTCAACCAAGTGTGGTTTCTTGGAATACTTTGATTTCTGGATACGTTCACTCTGGGCGGTTTAGTAAGGCATTGGATTTGTTTGTTCAGCTGGAAAGGTCTGACATTTTTGCAGACTCGTTTACATTTACGGCTGCTTTAGCTGCTTGTGGCCAGTTGTGTTTGTTGCAACTAGGCAAGTCAATTCACACCAAGATAGTGAAATTTGGTGTACAATGCAGCATTTTTGTTGGCAATTGCTTGATTGATATGTATGGGAAATGTGGAGATATTGATAGTGCAATCCTTGTGTTTAACAAGATGAAAGACAAGGATACTATTTCTTGGAATTCAGTTATAGCAGCAAGTGCTAGAAATGGATTGCTAGTTCAAGCATTTGGCTTTTTGCAGCAGATGCCTAACCCTGACACAATCTCATACAATGAACTGATAAACGGTTTGGCTCATTTTGGTGACATAGAAGATGCCATTCATATTATGTCAACCATGCCAAGTCCAAATTCATCTTCCTGGAATTCAATAATAACAGGTTATGTAAACCGAGATAGAGCACGAGAAGCTCTGAACTTTTTCTGTAGAATGCACTCAAAGGACATAGAAATGGATCAGTTCACATTTTCAAGCATCTTAAGTGGAATTGCTGGTCTATCAGCTTTAACATGGGGGATGCTGATTCATTGTTGTACAATAAAATGCGGTTTGGGTAAATCCATAGTTGTGGGAAGCGCTTTAGTTGACGTGTACTCCAAATGTGGAAGAGTAAAGAATGCTGAGTTGATGTTTCAGTCGCTACCCATAAAGAACTTGGTAACATGGAATGCAATGATATCTGGCTTTGCACTAAATGGTGATTCTACAAAAGTGATCCAACTCTTTGAGCAGCTAAAAATGGAGAGGGATGTGAAACCGGATGGGATCACATTTCTTAATGTTTTATCTGCATGTTCACATAACCAAGTGTCATTAGAAACTGCTACCCAATACTTTGAATCAATGATGGAGGATTATGGGATTGAACCAATTGCTGAGCATTGTTGTTCTATGATCCGGCTTATGGGACAAAGGGGGGAGGTGTGGAGAGCAGAGAGGATGATCTTTGAGCTGGGTTTTGGGTCATGTGGATTGGTCTGGAGGGCTTTGCTTGGTGCTTGTGGGGCTTGTGGGAATCTGAAGCTTGCAAGGACTGCAGCTTCAATGGTTTTAAAGTTGGAAGGTGATGATGATTATGTATATGTTATGCTATCTAATATTTATGCACTTTATGGAAAATGGGGACATGCAAGGGAAGTCAGGGAGTCAATGAGGAAGAAACAGGTGAGAAAAGAAGCTGGTCGTAGTTGGATTGTGGTGGATAATGTTAATGCAAATCTTTCCTTCTTGCGATGA
- the LOC126709617 gene encoding protein NONRESPONDING TO OXYLIPINS 2, mitochondrial isoform X2, with the protein MASACNRFVSRTSLSSIKSAIRSNVRTSPSFTKSATSASTSIPLRRFSLSRIPVELGGVQSLLPLHSTVATARMTSCLSTTSRSCRALSQELGQSVPR; encoded by the exons atgGCTTCAGCTTGCAACAGATTCGTGAGCAGAACATCCCTATCGTCCATCAAATCCGCCATCAGATCCAACGTCCGTACGTCTCCAAGCTTCACCAAATCCGCCACTTCCGCCTCCACTTCCATTCCTCTTCGCCGATTCTCACTCTCCCG AATTCCAGTGGAATTAGGAGGCGTACAGTCACTGTTGCCACTTCACAGTACGGTGGCGACGGCGAGAATGACGTCGTGCCTGAGCACAACATCGAGGAGTTGCCGAGCGCTTTCACAGG AGCTTGGTCAGTCGGTTCCAAGGTGA
- the LOC126709617 gene encoding protein NONRESPONDING TO OXYLIPINS 2, mitochondrial isoform X3: protein MASACNRFVSRTSLSSIKSAIRSNVRTSPSFTKSATSASTSIPLRRFSLSRIPVELGGVQSLLPLHSTVATARMTSCLSTTSRSCRALSQDGIDGT, encoded by the exons atgGCTTCAGCTTGCAACAGATTCGTGAGCAGAACATCCCTATCGTCCATCAAATCCGCCATCAGATCCAACGTCCGTACGTCTCCAAGCTTCACCAAATCCGCCACTTCCGCCTCCACTTCCATTCCTCTTCGCCGATTCTCACTCTCCCG AATTCCAGTGGAATTAGGAGGCGTACAGTCACTGTTGCCACTTCACAGTACGGTGGCGACGGCGAGAATGACGTCGTGCCTGAGCACAACATCGAGGAGTTGCCGAGCGCTTTCACAGG ATGGAATTGATGGTACGTGA
- the LOC126709617 gene encoding protein NONRESPONDING TO OXYLIPINS 2, mitochondrial isoform X4: MASACNRFVSRTSLSSIKSAIRSNVRTSPSFTKSATSASTSIPLRRFSLSRIPVELGGVQSLLPLHSTVATARMTSCLSTTSRSCRALSQGT, translated from the exons atgGCTTCAGCTTGCAACAGATTCGTGAGCAGAACATCCCTATCGTCCATCAAATCCGCCATCAGATCCAACGTCCGTACGTCTCCAAGCTTCACCAAATCCGCCACTTCCGCCTCCACTTCCATTCCTCTTCGCCGATTCTCACTCTCCCG AATTCCAGTGGAATTAGGAGGCGTACAGTCACTGTTGCCACTTCACAGTACGGTGGCGACGGCGAGAATGACGTCGTGCCTGAGCACAACATCGAGGAGTTGCCGAGCGCTTTCACAGG GCACATAA
- the LOC126709617 gene encoding protein NONRESPONDING TO OXYLIPINS 2, mitochondrial isoform X1 produces the protein MASACNRFVSRTSLSSIKSAIRSNVRTSPSFTKSATSASTSIPLRRFSLSRIPVELGGVQSLLPLHSTVATARMTSCLSTTSRSCRALSQGTLCCTSPGL, from the exons atgGCTTCAGCTTGCAACAGATTCGTGAGCAGAACATCCCTATCGTCCATCAAATCCGCCATCAGATCCAACGTCCGTACGTCTCCAAGCTTCACCAAATCCGCCACTTCCGCCTCCACTTCCATTCCTCTTCGCCGATTCTCACTCTCCCG AATTCCAGTGGAATTAGGAGGCGTACAGTCACTGTTGCCACTTCACAGTACGGTGGCGACGGCGAGAATGACGTCGTGCCTGAGCACAACATCGAGGAGTTGCCGAGCGCTTTCACAGGGTACACTCTGCTGCACCTCTCCAGGCCTctaa